AGCAATACGTGGAAAGACGCACGATCGAAAGTAACTGGGGGAAAATCTATAACGAATCTTCAAGTACTCCTAACTACGATCCTGCTACGGGCAACTGGAAGGTTCACGCTCGTGATACCTTTGACACTTTTCAAGTGAAGACGGCATTTTTAGATTTTAACGGCGATTTTTCACTAGGGCGCACCGAGCACAAATTACTGTTTGGTGTCAGTCATGTTGATTATCGTAAAACGGAACAACAGCACACCAAAATGAACGTCGGCACGGCGAATATTGGTGATACCACCATTGTTAATAAACCAAGCGATTTAGATTATAACAAGGGCGACGTGTCTGAGTTTTCTCGTCGTTCTGTTGGGCTTTATGTACAAGATTACATTGAATTCAGTCCACAATGGCACGCTCTAGCTGGGGTTCGTTTTGATCAAGAGAAAACACAACAAGCGACTCATAACAACGTATTGCCAAAACTGGCTCTAATCTATCACCCAAGTTCTGATTCATCCATTTACGCAACCTATTCACAGAGCTTTGAACCCAAAGATCCTGTAAAGAAAGGAGATGTTAATGAGGGGCAAATATTAGACGCAGAGAAAGGTGAATTGTATGAACTGGGCGTAAAGCGAGAGTTTTTGTCTGGTCGAGTACTGGCATCTGGTGCTCTGTTTAATATTGAAAAAAACAACAAAGTTGTAACCGACAATAATGAAACGACCCAAGGCGGTAAAGTTCGTCATACTGGGCTTGAAATGGCACTAGACGGCCGAGTATCGGATTCACTTAGCTTGATGTCTAATGTCATGTTATTGGATGCGCGTTACGTCTCTCACCCAACATTGGAGGGGAATCGTTCAAAAGATGCACCTAACTTTGCAATGGGTGTTTGGGCTAACTATAACCTGAACGACTTCAACAATTTCCACTTAGGCGCTCGTTACGAAGGGCAAAAATACGGAGATTCGATTGAATCATTTTCTAAACCCGCTCATACGCTGGTGGACTTAGGCTATAGTCATCGCGTGCCGGTAGATGGTGCGTTAAATGCGCTAGTCAGAGTGAACGTTAAAAACGTGTTTAACGAAGAATACCTGAGAGGCGGTTGTAGCCACAATGCCATGTATGGCGAAGGCAGAACGGTCAGTGCCACATTCCAACTGACATGGTAGCGTGACCCTCTAAAAAAAAAGCGGAATAGATACGTCTATTCCGCTTTTTTTATGTTTGCACTGTTCTGGTTTACAGAGCACGCTCTATATCAACACTAGGTGCTAAATACAGGTTCGCGCTGCCATTCATGTTAAATCTCAAAGAAGCTCAGTTGAGATTTTTGTTCTTCAGCAAGCTGAGAAAGCTCTTGGCTTGCCGCTGCTGATTGAGTAATACCGGCTACGTTTTGGCTGACAAGCTCATAGATATTGGTGATGTTGCGATTAATATCAGCCGTTACTTGGCTTTGTTCTTCAGCCGCCGTTGCCACTTGGGTATTGATCCCCGCCATGTTATCAACAGACTGAGCAATGCCTTCAATCGCATCGCTAACCTGAACAGACAGCTCTTGGTTAGTCATTAAAGTATTTAGGCTAGATTGCATGCTGTCGTTCGCCACACCAGATTGAGTTTGCAGCTCTTCAATGATGTTTTGAATTTCCTGAGTCGAGTCTTGAGTACGAGCTGCTAACATACGTACCTCATCCGCAACTACCGCAAATCCTCGACCACTTTCACCCGCACGTGCCGCCTCAATTGCAGCGTTTAATGCCAGTAAGTTGGTTTGCTCAGAAATGCTACGAATCGTCTCGATAACAGAGCCAATTTTTTCTGATTGAATTTGTAAACTGGTGACGACGGTTGCGGCTTCGTTCAGTTGAGAAGCGATTTGCAAGTTGGCCTGATCATTCTTCTCAAACATTTGAAGGCTTTGAGCCGCCATTTCGTTAGCTTGACGCGACGCGCTGTCTGCTTCAACCGCATTAACATTGACGTTTTCAGCGGTACTGGAAAGTTCAGTCACGGCAGAAGCGACTTGTTCCACTTCGTGTTTTTCTTGATCCGAATTGACGTTAGCTTGCGTCATGACTGCGGCAAGTTCAGTGGAGGCAGATGCCACATCGACACTGATACGTACCAAGGAATCAACGGTATCATGCAGTTTGTTTACGGTTGTGTTGACGTCCTGGCTGAGGGCTGAAATCTCGTCTTGGCCGCTAGTATCCGCTTTAACCAGTAAATTACCACTCGCGACTTCTCGCATGGTTTCTTGTAGGCGAGAAATAGGAGCAACGATCATACCCGCGATTAGCCAGCAGCTCACTAGTGCCAACCCAAGAAGGGCAAACATACCGATCGTTGAGCGGCTCAATACTTGATCATGACGTGCTTCGCTTACGGTAAGGCTTTGAGTTGTGAGCGTGTTCATTCGTGCCGAGAGCGAATCAATAGCAGCAATCATCGCTTCTCCCTTGGTACCAAACTGCGAAATTGCCTGATCGTATTGGCGCATAAAGTCGCGATCGGTCGGGTTTTCTTGTAAGTTTTTGCGAGCAGCAGGAACAACATATTGTTTAGCGTGGGTGATGTAATCCTTAATGACACTTTCTAATAGTCGTGTGTCTTTTTGTAAGTCTGAATGACTTAAAAGAGGACGTATTAGAGAATTGATGGTTTGTTGGCTCTGATCTAGGTGGCTAGGCAGTGTCTCAAGTTTTGATAACTCAGAAAGGCCGTAAACCGCGGCAATACGCATTCTAAAAGCAATGTCGTCGATATCTGAAATGATGTCTTTTTGTTCTGCTAACTCATCGGCCGAAACCGTGACTTTAACAAAGGCCTGTTTAAGTCCATTACTGCTTAACAACACACCAACGCTCATTACGATTAACGTCATGATCATTGGTATCATCACCTGGGTCTTCAAAGAGAAGCCTCTCAAATATGTGTTCATAGTTCACCCTGTTATTTTATAAATTATATATTTGGCTCAAGATCACTATTTTAATTATTTAATACTTTAATTTCAAAGGTTTATATTGATCAAATCTTGTGCGGAATGGTCAGGGAATCGTCAGGTCAATGGCTGTGGGATCTAACAAGCGCCATTTAAGTGTATCAATATGTAAAATTACTATTATTTTATAAAATATGAATATGAATATGAATATGAATATGAATGGGAAGGGAATCGGAGAAAAAGCACGTGCGGGGGCACGTGCTTGAAAGGTCGCGCTAAATTTTGAAAAAGCTCAGTTGAGTTCGTTGCTGTTCAGCGAGTTGAGAAAGCTCTTGGCTTGCGGTCGCTGATTGAGTAATCCCCGTTACGTTTTGGCTCACTAAGTCATATATATTTGAAATATTGCGGCTGATATCGTCGGTGACTTGGCTTTGCTCTTCAGCAGCAGTCGCAACCTGAGTGTTAATCCCTGCCATGTTATTGACAGACAGAGCGATACCTTCAAGTGCGCTACTGACTTGAGTAGAAAGCTCTTGGTTTTCAGTTAACGTTGTTAAGCTTGACTGCATACTGTCATTGGCAACACCAGACTGAACTTGCAACTCTTCGATGATATCTTGAATTTCTTGCGTTGACTCTTGCGTGCGTGCCGCTAGCAAACGCACTTCATCAGCTACCACAGCAAAGCCACGGCCAGTTTCACCCGCACGAGCGGCTTCAATGGCAGCATTTAATGCCAACAAGTTAGTTTGCTCTGAAATGGCACGAATAACTTCGATAACAGAACCAATTTTTTCTGATTGAACTTGAAGGGTGTTCACAACCTGAGCTGCATCGTTCAGTTGAGTTGCCATTTGATCGTTGGCACGTGCACTTTCTTCAAACATTTTCATGCTTTCATTTGCCATTTCGTCAGCTTGACGAGAAGCAGCGTCTGCATCTACGGCATTTTCATTGACGTTCGCGGCGGTGCTTGAAAGTTCGTTAACAGCAGACGCAACTTGTTCTATTTCGTGTTTTTCTTGATCTGAATTCGCGTTGGCTTGGGTCATGACCGCTGCAAGCTCAGTAGAAGCGGATGCCACATCAACACTGATACGTACCATTGAATCAACAACACCACGAAGGCCGTTTACGGTTGTGTTGACATCTTTAGACAATGCCGTGATTTCGTTATTACCGTCAATAGGCGCTTCAACAGTGAGGTTACCACCTGCGATTTCACGCATGATTTGTTGGAGGCGAATAATTGGCGCCACAATAAGGCCTGCAACGTAGTACGAGAATATCATTGCCGCTAATAGAATGATGGCCATACCAATCGTGGTGGAATCAAGTAGGCGGCTATGTTGTTCTTCGGTTCTTAATAGATCGGCATCCGCGATTCTGTTTAGCTCCTCAGAAAGCAGATCAATCATGTCAATCATGTGCTCGCCTTTGGCACGAAATGCACTAATGATCTGGTTGTATTCGTGGTTGCTGCTTGTATTTTCGTTCAAAAGGTTGTGCTTTGCAGCAGGGATGACGAATTGATTCGTGTAATTAACATAGTCGTTAAGAGAGTCTTCAAGGCTCGCGATTTCTTCTTTTAGCTCCGGCTCCTGTCGTAGCGGGCGAAGTAAATCCATGTTGTCTTGACGGCTTTTCTCTAATAGTCGAGATAGGTTGTTTAACTGTGACTCATCAAACAAGCTGTAAACAGAGGCGATACGCATACGAAATGTTACGTCATCCATTTCTGAAATTGCGTCTTTTTGATCAGCCAAATTGTGTACTGATACTGATACTGATACCTCGTTGAATGCTTTCTCTAATCCATTAGAACCATAAAACACACCTCCTGTGAGCAGAACTAAGATCGCGATAACAGGCACCATGATCTGAGTTTTGATAGATAGTCCGCTCATAAATTTGTACATACTTACTCTCTTTTCGTCTAAATATGAATTTATATTTGATGTCGTATTATATAGTTTGATATAAAACTCAATTGGAATTCATAACTTTGTGGAATGAATGGAAACGCTTAAGAGAAAGGGTAAGTTGCAATAAAAGGGGGGAGTCGTTAGAACGCCGATTTTTAGCCGCTAAAAATGGAATCTTGGGGGTGAACGTTTTTTGCGCTGTCATATAGGTTTCAAACTAGTGAAACATAACTGTCATATTAGCAGCCTAAAGTGAGCATCGTTCAAGTGAAACACAAAACACAACGGCAATAATGCCTCTTAAGGAAATTTGTGATGAAAAAGACAGTAATCGGTGCATTGGCTCTACTAGGCACACTAACAGTAACTCCAGTTTTGGCGAAAGAAACAATTTCTGCAGTTGGCTCTAGCAGCGTGACACCACTGATGGAAGTTTTCTCTGAAACATACATGAAGCAACACTCAAACGTATTTATTGAAGTACAAGGCCCGGGTTCTTCTGCTGGCGTAAAAGCGGCGAAAAACGGAAGTGCTGATTTGGGTATGTCTTCACGTAACCTAAAAGCGTCTGAAAAAGAGTCAACACTTAAGGAAGAAGTGGTTGCTCGTGACGGTATCGCAGTTGTTGTAAACCCAAAGAATGGTCTTAAAGGCCTTACTGCTGAACAAGTAACCGCTATCTACAAAGGCGAAGTGACTAACTGGAAACAAGTTGGTGGCGCAGACAAGCCTATCGTAGCAATCACTCGTGATACAGCGTCGGGTACTCGTGGTGCATTCGAAGACATCATGAAACTTAAAAAGAAAATTGGCGATGTGAAAGTATCTGCAATTTCACAGCGTGCGCAAGTTGCTAACGGTAACGGCGCTCTAAAAACGATGGTTGCAAGCAACCCATTTGCTATCGGCTACATCTCTCTAGGTACGGTTGATGAGTCAGTACACGCTCTATCAGTAGACGGTACGCCAGCAACAGTGGACAACGTTAAGAACGGCTCTTACAAAGTAGCGCGTCCTTTCCTAGTGCTTTACCGTGAAGGTAAGCCATCTGCTGAAACTCAAAAATTCCTAGACTGGATGCTTGAAGCAGACGCACAAGCACTAGTAGAGAAGAAAGGCTACATCTCAGTAAACTAAGTTAACTTTATCTTGCTCAGCCTGCGAAGGCTGAGCACTTTTCCATTTCGATTGCTGTCTTTAAATCAGCCTTTATTTCGATATGAGTATTTTATATGTCCATCGCGATTAATAGTGAATCTTCTATGAAGAGTGAAAATACCCAACAGCCACGTGGTCTTCGCCGTAAAAAAGGTGTCGACTGGAAAGAGCGTATCTTCCATTTCTTATTTCTAAGCAGTGCGGTTATTGGCATTGTTTCTCTCGCTACTATTGCTTACTTCATCGTTCTGGAGAGTATTCCAGCGTTTCGCGAAGTGGGTGTCTCTGGCATCGTATTAGGTCAGAATTGGTTACCGCCAGCCTTGTACGGCGTCGCAACCATGATTGTTGCTTCTGTGGTTTCTACGGTTGGAGCGGTGTTGGTTGGTGTACCTGTTGGTGTGTTAACTGCGATTTTTATTGCAGAAATTGCGCCCAAGCGTTTAGCCAATATCATTCGCCCAGCGGTCGAGCTTTTAGCGGGTATCCCATCGGTAGTTTATGGCTTCTTTGGCTTGGTTATCATCGTGCCATTGATTCAAAACGTTTTCCAAGTTCCTGCGGGTAACACGATTTTGGCCGGTATTATCGTATTGGGCGTCATGATTCTGCCAACGGTAATCACGGTATCAGAAACGTCGATTCGCGCTGTTCCGCATTCTTATAAAGAAGGCTCTTTAGCATTAGGTGCTTCTAAGATTTTCACCATCTTCAAGGTATTGGTTCCGGCGGCGCGTTCGGGGATCATGACGGGTGTTATCTTAGGTATTGCGCGTGCATTGGGTGAAACCATGGCAATCATCATGGTAATGGGTAACGCCCCAGCCATGCCAGAAGGCATTTTGGATTCAGCGCGTACGCTAACCGCCAACATCGCCATTGAAATGTCATACGCAAGTGGCATTCACGCCAATGCACTGTACGCGACAGGCGTAGTATTACTGGTATTTATTATGTCGTTGAATGCGATTCTACTATTTTTGAACCGTGAGAAGGCGAAGTAACCATGACTCAGTCAAACACGAATGCAATTAAGCTTAAAAAAGCGCGAGTAGTAAAAGATAACCTACTCAATGTATTTATTTGGGGCGCGGCCGCTCTAACGGTTGGTTTCTTATTTTGGATTATGTGGTACATCCTTTCGAACGGCTTACAGCACGTCGATTGGAACTTCATTACCGACGACTACACGAGAACAGGCGAAGAACACGGTATTTGGCCGATGATCGTCTCGACGGTTTACATGGTTATTGCCTCGATTTCTATCGCAGCACCACTGGGTATCATGACGGCAATCTACTTAACTGAATACGCCAAAGTAGGCAGTAAGTTAGTTAAAATCATCCGTTTTTGTACTGAATCGTTGGCGGGTATCCCATCGATTATCTTCGGTCTGTTTGGTATGACGTTCTTCGTTGCCATTCTTGGCCTTGGCTTCTCGATTCTGTCGGGTGCATTAACCTTGAGTATTCTTATTCTTCCGGTGATTATTCGTACCACTGAAGAAGCTTTGATGGCAGTACCACAAACATTCCGTGAAGGTTCTTACGGTTTGGGTGCTTCAAAAATCTACACTATCTGGCGCTTAATCTTGCCAAGCGCAATGCCAGGCATCTTAACTTCGGTCATTCTTAGTATTGGTCGTGTCATTGGTGAATCTGCTCCGGTATTCATGACCGCGGGTATGGTTGCACGTATTCCTGATTCGTTACTCGATTCTGGCCGTACGCTGACCGTTCACCTTTACAAACTAACCACCGAGCTGTTTACCATTGAAGAGTGGAATCAAGCGTATGGCACTGCCACGGTTTTGATAGTTGTTGTTCTGCTTATCAACACAGTAACCAAGTTGATTGCAGCGAAATTCAATACAGCGACTTACTAAGCGTTATACACGACAACGAATTTAAGAATTAAGAGAGTTTAAAAATGAACAAATTTTCAATCGAAAACCTAGATCTTTTCTACGGTGAAAACCAAGCACTTAAAAGCATCAACTTGCCAATACCTAAGCGCCAAGTTACCGCTCTTATCGGCCCGTCTGGTTGCGGTAAATCAACGCTGCTTCGCTGCTTAAACCGCATGAACGACTTGATTGAAGGTGTGAAGATCACCGGCCTAGTTTCAATGGACGGCGACGACATCTACGGCAACATCGATGTGTCTGATTTGCGTATTAAAGTGGGTATGGTTTTCCAAAAGGCGAATCCATTTCCAATGAGCATCTACGAAAATGTGGCTTATGGCTTGCGTGCTCAAGGCATGAAAGACAAAAAGAGCATTGATGCCATTGTTGAGAAATCACTGCGTGGCGCTGCGTTATGGGATGAAGTAAAAGATCGTCTTAAATCACACGCCTTCGGCCTTTCTGGTGGTCAGCAGCAACGTTTATGTATTGCGCGCACCATTGCAATGGAACCCGATGTGATTCTGATGGACGAACCAACGTCTGCGCTTGATCCTATCGCAACACACAAAATTGAAGAACTGATGGAAGACCTGAAAAAGGACTACACCATCGTTATCGTTACGCACTCAATGGCTCAGGCTCGCCGTATCTCAGACCGCACCGCATTCTTCTTGATGGGTGAACTGGTAGAGCACGACGATACCAGCGTCATCTTCAGCCAACCACGCGACGACCGCACTCAAGGTTACGTAAATGGCGACTTCGGCTAACC
This DNA window, taken from Vibrio tapetis subsp. tapetis, encodes the following:
- a CDS encoding TonB-dependent siderophore receptor; its protein translation is MANTYPEKLRLFDVLYIKKSHFLMMAAMYGTSVHATPQHDEEIVIVGQKKGYQAETTSSLKVDLDPLDTPGSVAIYDESLMDEQNVSSLGQVLQNDASVSAGNTRRNRERFYMRGFELEPDQSYMRNGQFHLANYMLPMELYERVEVLKGPASLLYGKSTPGGMINLTTKRAQAESHLSLKQTFGANNELKSTVDMGGALNSAESIRARVIASKMSKESWRRHKNGAPLKSEKLVGALIVEADLGFNGTVSFNYDRTEDNGHVDLGSAFFETGEIIGRKDFVWDMPWARRDSHIENAGVNINYLLNDAWAVDMGYNQQYVERRTIESNWGKIYNESSSTPNYDPATGNWKVHARDTFDTFQVKTAFLDFNGDFSLGRTEHKLLFGVSHVDYRKTEQQHTKMNVGTANIGDTTIVNKPSDLDYNKGDVSEFSRRSVGLYVQDYIEFSPQWHALAGVRFDQEKTQQATHNNVLPKLALIYHPSSDSSIYATYSQSFEPKDPVKKGDVNEGQILDAEKGELYELGVKREFLSGRVLASGALFNIEKNNKVVTDNNETTQGGKVRHTGLEMALDGRVSDSLSLMSNVMLLDARYVSHPTLEGNRSKDAPNFAMGVWANYNLNDFNNFHLGARYEGQKYGDSIESFSKPAHTLVDLGYSHRVPVDGALNALVRVNVKNVFNEEYLRGGCSHNAMYGEGRTVSATFQLTW
- a CDS encoding methyl-accepting chemotaxis protein, with protein sequence MNTYLRGFSLKTQVMIPMIMTLIVMSVGVLLSSNGLKQAFVKVTVSADELAEQKDIISDIDDIAFRMRIAAVYGLSELSKLETLPSHLDQSQQTINSLIRPLLSHSDLQKDTRLLESVIKDYITHAKQYVVPAARKNLQENPTDRDFMRQYDQAISQFGTKGEAMIAAIDSLSARMNTLTTQSLTVSEARHDQVLSRSTIGMFALLGLALVSCWLIAGMIVAPISRLQETMREVASGNLLVKADTSGQDEISALSQDVNTTVNKLHDTVDSLVRISVDVASASTELAAVMTQANVNSDQEKHEVEQVASAVTELSSTAENVNVNAVEADSASRQANEMAAQSLQMFEKNDQANLQIASQLNEAATVVTSLQIQSEKIGSVIETIRSISEQTNLLALNAAIEAARAGESGRGFAVVADEVRMLAARTQDSTQEIQNIIEELQTQSGVANDSMQSSLNTLMTNQELSVQVSDAIEGIAQSVDNMAGINTQVATAAEEQSQVTADINRNITNIYELVSQNVAGITQSAAASQELSQLAEEQKSQLSFFEI
- a CDS encoding methyl-accepting chemotaxis protein, yielding MYKFMSGLSIKTQIMVPVIAILVLLTGGVFYGSNGLEKAFNEVSVSVSVHNLADQKDAISEMDDVTFRMRIASVYSLFDESQLNNLSRLLEKSRQDNMDLLRPLRQEPELKEEIASLEDSLNDYVNYTNQFVIPAAKHNLLNENTSSNHEYNQIISAFRAKGEHMIDMIDLLSEELNRIADADLLRTEEQHSRLLDSTTIGMAIILLAAMIFSYYVAGLIVAPIIRLQQIMREIAGGNLTVEAPIDGNNEITALSKDVNTTVNGLRGVVDSMVRISVDVASASTELAAVMTQANANSDQEKHEIEQVASAVNELSSTAANVNENAVDADAASRQADEMANESMKMFEESARANDQMATQLNDAAQVVNTLQVQSEKIGSVIEVIRAISEQTNLLALNAAIEAARAGETGRGFAVVADEVRLLAARTQESTQEIQDIIEELQVQSGVANDSMQSSLTTLTENQELSTQVSSALEGIALSVNNMAGINTQVATAAEEQSQVTDDISRNISNIYDLVSQNVTGITQSATASQELSQLAEQQRTQLSFFKI
- a CDS encoding phosphate ABC transporter substrate-binding protein, with product MKKTVIGALALLGTLTVTPVLAKETISAVGSSSVTPLMEVFSETYMKQHSNVFIEVQGPGSSAGVKAAKNGSADLGMSSRNLKASEKESTLKEEVVARDGIAVVVNPKNGLKGLTAEQVTAIYKGEVTNWKQVGGADKPIVAITRDTASGTRGAFEDIMKLKKKIGDVKVSAISQRAQVANGNGALKTMVASNPFAIGYISLGTVDESVHALSVDGTPATVDNVKNGSYKVARPFLVLYREGKPSAETQKFLDWMLEADAQALVEKKGYISVN
- the pstC gene encoding phosphate ABC transporter permease subunit PstC, with protein sequence MSIAINSESSMKSENTQQPRGLRRKKGVDWKERIFHFLFLSSAVIGIVSLATIAYFIVLESIPAFREVGVSGIVLGQNWLPPALYGVATMIVASVVSTVGAVLVGVPVGVLTAIFIAEIAPKRLANIIRPAVELLAGIPSVVYGFFGLVIIVPLIQNVFQVPAGNTILAGIIVLGVMILPTVITVSETSIRAVPHSYKEGSLALGASKIFTIFKVLVPAARSGIMTGVILGIARALGETMAIIMVMGNAPAMPEGILDSARTLTANIAIEMSYASGIHANALYATGVVLLVFIMSLNAILLFLNREKAK
- the pstA gene encoding phosphate ABC transporter permease PstA, yielding MTQSNTNAIKLKKARVVKDNLLNVFIWGAAALTVGFLFWIMWYILSNGLQHVDWNFITDDYTRTGEEHGIWPMIVSTVYMVIASISIAAPLGIMTAIYLTEYAKVGSKLVKIIRFCTESLAGIPSIIFGLFGMTFFVAILGLGFSILSGALTLSILILPVIIRTTEEALMAVPQTFREGSYGLGASKIYTIWRLILPSAMPGILTSVILSIGRVIGESAPVFMTAGMVARIPDSLLDSGRTLTVHLYKLTTELFTIEEWNQAYGTATVLIVVVLLINTVTKLIAAKFNTATY
- the pstB gene encoding phosphate ABC transporter ATP-binding protein PstB; the encoded protein is MNKFSIENLDLFYGENQALKSINLPIPKRQVTALIGPSGCGKSTLLRCLNRMNDLIEGVKITGLVSMDGDDIYGNIDVSDLRIKVGMVFQKANPFPMSIYENVAYGLRAQGMKDKKSIDAIVEKSLRGAALWDEVKDRLKSHAFGLSGGQQQRLCIARTIAMEPDVILMDEPTSALDPIATHKIEELMEDLKKDYTIVIVTHSMAQARRISDRTAFFLMGELVEHDDTSVIFSQPRDDRTQGYVNGDFG